GATGAACGAGGCTTATGAAAATTATGCCTTCATCCTCTATAAGACATTGATCATCCGGATTGCCATGCTGGTCGCTATCTTCACCTTTGTTAAAACGGCAGATGATATCGTTCCTTATGCTATCGTTATGACAGCAACCACTATCTTCAACTACCTGCTCAGTTTTCTTTGGATTAAGAGAGAAGTTTCCTTTGTTAAGATCGGTCTTGTTGAATTAGTCAAAGCATCTAAACCGCTCTTGACCATGCTACTCTTAGCGAACGCTAACATGCTCTATACCTTGCTTGATAGAATGTTTATCACCAAGGGACCAGATGAAAACTACATTTCTTATTACACTATTGCTTCTAGCATCGTTATGTTGATTGCCAGTGTCTTAAGTGGAGCTATCAACGTCAGCATTCCACGACTCGGCTACTATCTCGGTAAGAAAGACTACGATTCTTATAAAAATCTTCTGAATCAAGGAGCTGCTCTCTTTTACTTCCTCATCATTCCAACTAGTATTGGGATTATAGTATTAGGAAACTACGCAGCAGTTATCTACTCTTCTGAAAAATACCTCGAAGCTGGTATTGTGACTAGTGTCTTCGCCTTCCGTACCATCATCTGGGCCATTGAGTTGATCCTTGGTAAACAAATTATCTTTATCAATGACCACGAAAATCGTTTGACTGCCTTTTACTTCCTTGGTGGTGGCGCCAATATACTATTAAATAGCATCTTGTATTTCAATAATATTTTTGCACCTGAGTACTATATCGCTACAACTATTCTTGCAGAGACTATCGTCGTTCTCCTGGAAATACGCTTTATCCAGAAACACCAACTGATTGATTTGAAAGAAATCTTTGCTACTCTGACACGTTACACTATTGTATCCCTTGGATTCATCCCGATCTATTTTGCGTTTAAATTTCTTTTCCAAATCAACTCTTATACGGTCAACTTCAATATGATTCTCATGGTTCTGTCTACCGTAGCAACTTGTGGTATCTATTACCTCTTGACCCTCTTTATCACCAAAGACAAAACACTCCACTATGCACTGAACCTTGTACTTGCTAAATTAAAACGAAATTAAAAAATCCCCTACTGATAAATTAGTTGCCAGTAGGGGATTTCTTCTTTATTCTTTTTCTTTCTTATCAAAAGCGTTGGCTTCTAGATTTGAATCTTGTTTAGGTTGTTCAACAATAGAGGAATTAGCTTCTTGTTTCTGTTCTGGCTTGACTGCATCGCTATTTACAGCAGCAACAGCCTGTTTCCAGATACCTTCTTCGTTTACTTTGTAACCATCAGGTGTTGTTGCGTTCTTCAACAAAGAACCATCAGCTTGGAAATAGTACCAATTACCATCAAGCTGTTTCCAACCCGTTTGCATTACTCCTGATTCATCAAAGTAATAATGATCACCATTTACTTTATGAAGGCCAACCAACATGATGCCATCTTCAGGATTTAGATAATACCAGACACCTTTGTCTTTTATCCAACCAGTTTTCATAGCTCCATTTGATTCAAAGTAACGGTAATGATTATCAAACCATTTCCAGCCAGTTTGCATGACTCCAGATTTGCTAAAGTAATATTGCTTACCATCTACTTGATGGGAGCCAACTAACATAACGCCTTCCTTACCTTCAAGATAATACCAGGCATCACCATCTTTCAACCAACCAGTTTGGAGTGCGCCCGACGTAGCGTAGTAATGCCAAGAATCATTTGACCACTGCCATCCAACTTGCATAGTACCTGCAGAGCTGAAGAAATAGTTCTTACCGTCAATTTCTTTAGATCCTACAGCCATGATACCTGTTTCTGGATCCAAATAATACCATGATTCTTTATCTTTCAACCAACCAGTTTTCATAGTACCTGAGTTCGTATAGAAGTACCAGCTATTGTCTTGCCACTTCCAGCCAGTCTGCATGGCACCACTAGCATTCAAATAGTAACGAATACCATTTATATCTTGTCTGCCAGTTAACATGATGCCATCTTTATCCAGATAATACCATGTTTCCCGATCCTTAACCCAGCCGGTTTTCATAGCTCCAGAACTTGCAAAATAGTTCCAGTGACCATCAACAAAGACCCAGCCAGTTTGCATGATACCTTCTTTGTCAAAGTAATAAGTTGTGCCCTTGATGTCTTTTTTACCAACAGTTAGAATACCATCCTCATCATAATAGTACCAATTTGAAGCAATTTTTTGCCAAGACGATGCTTTTCCTTCCGACTGCAGGGCACCACTACTAGCAAAGACCATCTTCTTACCATTATAAACCTGAAGACCTGTCAGCATCTTACCTTCTTTGTCAAATAGATATTTCTGACCATCAATTTCAACTAACTGACTGTAACTTCTTGCTCCACTTGATGTGATATAATACCAAGTACCATCTTGCTTAAACCAACCAGTATCTTGCATTTGTCCATTGTTGTTCAAATAATACCAGTTACCATCTGTTTTTTCACGAGAGTCGTTCAAATGAAGCCATCTACCTGCCTGCATTTGTCCTTGACCATTAAAGAAATAGTAAATACCATTTATTTTGCGCCAACCGATTGCCATCTGATCATCAGACAAGCGATACTTCCAGTTACCATCTTCTTTATACCATGTTTCACTAACAGTGGGGATATTAGGTAGAGAATCGGACACGTTTGTAAAACCATTTTTACTAATTGTAAAGACTGTTGCATCCTTGGTCTGGCTAGAAGCATGAACTACTTCAATACCATGCTTCTTAAGATATTCTCTGGTTGTGGCAAGATTGGCTTCTGCTGCGGATGTATGAACCACCATACTAGGGGATAGGGAGTCTAAGAAAGGAATCGTGTTTGAAATTTTGGCATCATAATGATGGTTCCATTTCATCATATCAACTTTTCCAATCTCAGGACCTAATTTATCCTCTGCCCCCTCAGCATTATCCAAGTCACCACCCAGATAAATCTTTTTCCCCGCCACAGTTACTACCGCCACAAGGGAATTGGAATTATCATCATAGACTCTCTTGAGTTTACCGTCACTGTCATATTCGTTTTTATAGTTATAAAGCTGAATATCCATATCACCTAGAGTGAAATGACTTTCCTTCTCAGTAATGTCTTGCACAAGAGTTACACCGCGCTCTAGAGCCGTCTTGACAGCATTGTCATAATTAAAAAGATTGTCCCACAATCGCCATTTTGATGTGATGCGCTCATCGGAGTATCTCTTCAGATAAAATCTGTCTACAGGATAACGTTTTAGAACTTCATCCGCCGATCCAATATGGTCACTATGGACATGGGTTCCTAGAATAAAATCTAACTTTTGTATCCCAAGGTGTTTCATGTGACGGAAGAGACGATCTTCTAATACATACTCATTGTTTATACTAATTCCTACACGACTTGGATAGCGAGGGTCTTCCCCATCTGGAAAATCATAGTCTTCGCCCATGTCAATCAAGGCATAATGACCATTACTTTCTAGAATAATAGCATCACTTCCTGATACTCCTTTGGTATTGATAAAATGGATTCGGTTGCTTGAAGCATCTGCCTGAACTGCTGGTGTAAATAGTCCAGAGACAAGCAACAAGACTAGGGAAGTAAATACAAGGGTTTCTTTTATCTGTTTCTTTTTCATATAAACCACTTCTTTCTTTGATAGCGGAAGCTAGGATGAGAATTCATCCTGGTAGTAACTTTTCTAGCTCCTTTCCGTCAATATAAGACAAAAAGAGGGAAAGAGAAGCCTGATTGTCACACTAGAGTAGGGACTAGAGTTAACAAGGAAGAACTTCAACATCCCCTCTTTTCTATATTACTAAAGAGATTTCCCTAAAAGGACCTTAGCCAAGCTAGCATCTCTTTGTTTGTAAATTGGATTTTCTTTCCAGTTGTAATGAGTATTAGGGATTTCAAAATCCTCCCCATACAAGTGACTGATGTATTCTCTTGTATTTTCTGGAACTTTTACTAGAATCTCTTTAAAACTACATTCAGTAAGTGCTGCGAACGGCAATTCATAGTGGTAGGCTTCATATCTTGTAGGATTTCCCAAGGCGTTTGTCATGTAGAAAATAGTGTCTGAGGAAATGCTCCCCTCTTTTTTATCATAGACAATAAAATCAACATTGAGGCCCTTGTAACTATAGGATAATTCTACAAGTTTATCATTGTAATAGAACTCTTTTGTTCTGACAAAGCCTTTCTCAAAAAGAACTTTCTCATCCTTTAAAAAGGCTTCGTAGTCTGGGATAATAATCCCAAAGTCCATATCTAAATCATGCGGAATCAGATCATTTTCTCTGTAGAAGCCAAGTAAAGTTCCAAAATCTAACCAGATATCATAGGATTTCAGATTCGATTGATAGATGGCCTTTAGAATATCTTCAAAGTTTTCTTTGAGCAAATTGCTTCTCTTTGAATCTAAGTCGATATTGGCTTTTTGATTTAAATTTTTGATAATTGGTAGGTTTTTAACCAGGTCTTTCTTATCTCCTAAGAGACTGGCTAAACTTCTTTTTAACCATTGTAACACGTTCTATCCCTCCTTTATATAAGCGAGGAAGTCATCATGTTTCACTCGTTTTTCTAGAGGAGGAATTTCCATAAAGTCATCTCCGTAGATGGCAGAAAGGATCGGCTGATAGGCCTCAGGAATTTTGTAAACTCTATCTTCAAATGGACTATCAATCGTCGTATCCAAGAAGGACTTGTCAAATTTCGTAGAAACTCTTTTGTTCTCCATGAGGTAATCAATAAAGTCTCCATCTTTTTCTCGCATAGATAGGATGTTCATCTTACGGTTCCAAGTTTTGACACGAGTCAAACGGAATACAAGTACAAGTAGATATCTGATGATATTCTTGAGTTTCGCATTCTTATTATGGATGCCATAAAGGGTATAGACTGATAAACGACGGTAAGTATCCAGTTTTACCATGTCCTTGTTAACATCAGCATAATAGTCAAATGGGAAAACGTCCACACAAATTCCTAAATCAATATCATTGTCGATATAGTTGTTATCATAGACTGTTCGCGCATCATAGACTCGATAAAATGGGTAAGGGTAGCGAGCGTCATTTTCCCAGGAAACCACTTTGTAGACAGGGTCATTATCTTGCAAAATAGCTTGATACAATTTATCGTATTCATCGCGTTTCAAAGAGATATCAATATCGTCATCCCAAGGAATGTAACCCTTGTGTCTCACGGCTCCCAGCAAGGTTCCATAAGCCAGTGAATAGTTGATATTCTCTTTTTGACAGAGATTGTGGATATAATCCATGACACCTAGTTCAACTTCTTTAATCTCCGCTTCATCTAGTTTTCTATAGCCGTCTCTTTTTTTATAGAGAACAGAGAAATAGTAACCTGAAATCACAAACAAGATACAACCCTGTAGTGAAATTCCATAGAAGGTTGAACTCAAGAACAAGTTAGAGATGAGAATAACTACAGTCATCAAGAGAATGGTAATCAATTCATGATTGCGGCGACCTTCTTGAAGGTCTTTTTTATATTTCTTGAGACTTGAAACAATGAAGGAAAGTATAAAGATGGCCATAGGGATAAAACCTGTGATACCATCATAGAATAACAACTCAAGGTAGCCGTTGTGAGTAAGGTAATGTTGTTTGATGATGTAGGCTGAAGCATCATATTCTTTACCTAACTCATACCAGTTTCCTCCTGAATATCCAAACAGAGGACGTCTAGGGATAAAGGAAGCTGTTGACTGCCAAATGGCAAAACGGTTATTGGAGATATTCTCTTCACTTGTGTCAGTTCTCTCAAGAGAAAGATTATTGTCTCCATTTTGTCCATTTTCTTGGTTCTTTTGGATTTGAGCTGAGTGAGCTTTCAAATATATATCGCTACTATATTTGATACCATTATAACAGACAAATACTAAACCTACAGTTACTAGAACAGTAAGAAGTGACTTGATTTTTTTAGTCCAGTTAGCCGTCATCAAAGCGTATAAAAGGGCAACGACAACCAAACAGATATAGGTTGTTCTGGAACCAGACAGTACAATATAAGCAAAGTTAAGTAGAATTGATGTGATAGCCAGAGTTTTAAGAACTGGTTTGTAGATTGACAAGCGCATCCACAAGTAAATAACCACCATCAGAGAAATAATAGAGAGATAGTTGGGACTGGCTAGAATCCCAAATAGACGAGACTCTACAAATCCTTGGCGGATTAATAACCCCTTGTAATCAAATACGCGGTAACCCTGTAGCATGAAGAATTGCCAAATTGATACAAGCACACCTATAGTATTTGCAACAGTGATAACAGAGAAGAAGACATCAAAGAGGGCACGTGCTTTTTTTACAGTAAAAGATTGAAAGACTGGATAGATTGCAAAGAAATAGATGAAAAAGACAACTAAATTCTTTATGTTAGTTGAAAATCCATACTTGACAACTAAGGCAGCTGTCAGGATATTCATTAGAAAAAAGAGAATCAAATACTCAATTTTTCGGACATTCAGATAGACTTTTTTGATAAAGAAATTATAAAGTCCCAACAAAACACCCATGAGGGTCATTCCAAGAGTGACAAATTTATTGGCCGAGATTGGTTGAAGTGGGACAATCAAGCCTGCCATACAGTAAAAAGATATAACTGATAAAAATAGCAAATTGATTTTAAAATAGTTTTTTTCAATAAATGAAATCATTTTTTCTCCTAACGCTTAGTTTGTGTAAGCAAGATTTTCGTATACAATTTTCGACTCAAGCACAAAGCTAAGAAACTCACTTTTCTTGCTCTTGTAAAACGACTATCCGAAAGAATATTCTTTGTATTTTTCTTTAGATAGGCAATCAAACGGTCTTCTAAAACCTTATCCTTGAAATCTGCATCAACCAAGAGCCTATCCAATACATAGAAGTAAGCCCAATTTAAACGCATGGTTGCAACATCTGTTAGATCTGGATAATTCTCTCTGATAATATTTGCGTTTTGCTCATAAGCTTCAATAACGTTTAAGAATTTCAAGGAGAATTTTTGAGTCGTGATACTATTTTCCCGGTGAACATAGTAGTATTTCTTCTCATTTGTTGCAACAACCTTGCGACATTGATGAATCAAGGCGATCATAATAAAGGCATCCTCTGCTATTTTTCCAATTTCAAATCGTAGCTGTTCAAAGAGTTCTTTTTTATAAAGTTTGTTAACAGCCGTGACGGAGAGGATTTTAGCTTCCATGACCATCTTAATGGCTTCTTGGGGGGTTAATTCCCAAGTCTGAATCGTTGCAACTTGCTTTTCTGGAATTTGGTCATAGACATCATAATGTCCACACATAGAAAGATCAGCATTGGATTCAAGCATTTGACGGTAAAGAGTCTCATACATATCTTCGTCAATGTAGTCATCACTATCGATAAAACCGATCAAATCAGAACTTGCCTCTTCAATCCCTCTATTTCGAGCATCAGACAAGCCACCGTTTTCCTTGTGAATGACACGAATCCGTTGATCTCTTTGTGCTAGTTGATCACACAGTTCCCCGCTCTTATCCGTTGAGCCATCATTGACAAGGAGAATTTCCAAGTTGGTATAGGTCTGTTTTAAAATGGATTCTACACACTTCTCCAGATAGGCTTCTACATTATAGACTGGAACGATAACGCTTATTTTTTCTCCCATCATGCCCCGTATTCTCCCTTGTACTCTGTGTAGCTCTTGTCCATGTCCGCTATAATAGCATCATGATGCGGTACTTGCTTGTCCGCTGGCGGCGGTGTCATATAATCGCCAAAAGCAGTGCTGAGATAGGCATCATAGCCGACTGGGATGGGCATCTCAGTTCCTTCAAATGGCAAGAAAAGATTGTCTTCAAAGGTTGCGATTGGGTACTTGTTTCGCATGTAGCCGGGACCTGAGCATAATTCCGTGATTCCATCGCTCTCAGCCAGACCATACTTGGTCATTTCTTTTTCAGCTTTTTTCCAAATGCGATAACGTAGAGATTTTGGAGTCAGGCCGAGTAAGATACGACTTCCCCATTTCATGACTGCACCATGCTTTTCTGGGATAGTTTGGGCGCAAAAGAGTGAATAAATCAAGGCCCAACGAACCTGTTTCTTACGCTCAGCTGGATTTTTAGGATAATAATCCAATGGTAAAACATCCAAGGCCAAACCGTGTGGCAAATCCAAATCCTTTTGATAAGGCTTAATACAAGTGGTTTCCTTGTCACGAATAGTAATAAAAAGGTTACGGTCTACAAAATCTTTGTTACTCTTTGACAAGAAATAACGCTCGTCTGCATAACGTGGCCACAGCTCTGCTAATTTTTCATAATCCTTACGTGGCATGAAAAAGTCTAAATCATCATCCCAAGGAATGAAGCCTTTGTTACGTAGGGCACCAATGGCTCCTCCACCACAGAGATAGCACAACAAATCATGTTCTTTACAAAATGCGACGAAATATTCAGCCATTTCCAGACTACGAGCCTGAATCGCTTTCAAATCACTCATGTCTCTCCTCTTCTGTCCAATAACGAGTTATATCGTTTTATTATACCATAAAAAAGCCCTAAAAATCCATCAGATACTAAGAAAAATCAAAGCCTAAACCACTTTTTCACTGGTGATTCAAACTTTGATTTTTTTATAGTATTCTATCTCATTCCCATTTGGGCGAGTTTGGTCTGGTATTTATTTTGATCAACTAGAAGTCCTTGTCCACCATAGATATCATAAGCGTCTACCCAGTCACCAAGTTCTGGGACGGTGAGTCTTTCAATGCCATTTTGAGCGCCTTCTAGGACAGATAAACCATTGGTCAACAAGAAGCTATATGGTAGATTTGTTGATGTCATGCCAAAGACTTTTCCAAGTGCCTCTGATCCCGTAAAGAGCTTGGTTGGATCTTTGATTTGCTCAAGAACAGCTGACATCACTTGTTGCTGACGTTTGGTACGGCCATAGTCTCCCTCATCATCATCACGGAAGCGGGCATAGTTCAGTAAGGTAGAACCATTCATCTGCTGTTTTCCAACTTTGATAGTTTGAGTTGGGGACTCTGTCTCTGTTGCATGAAGGTCATCTCCAACTGTCGCTTCTGTTAAAGGTTGACCATTCAATGTTGAGAATTGGGCATCAATCGTTACTCCATCAGGGAATAGGGTATCAATAGCTGTTGCAAAGGCCTGGAAGTCAACTAGGGCATAGTACTTAATATCCAAATCAAAGTTGTCTTTTAGAACCTTGCGGACCATTTCAGCCCCCTTTTGCCCTTCTTGTTCCCCAAGTTCATAAGCAACATTTAGTTTGTTATCCGTTTGTTTCTGACCATTTACAATCTTACTATACCCGTCGATATAAACTAAATTGTCACGCATAAAGCTGACTAGCTTGATCTTTTTATCCGATCCGCTGACATTTAACACCATGATCGTATCGGTACGGGTTTCTGCACTATTTTGACCGATACGGCCATCTGTCCCCATGACTAGGATATTCACACCGTCTTTGGTATCCTGACCGTTAAAGACCTCTACTTGAGCCGCCTTGGCGTCAGCTGGCTTATTTGTTGGATTGGCCGCTGACTGGAACCCTCGAAGAAACATAAAAATCATACCTGCAACTACACATGTAATCAACAGCAAGAACCAAGTCAGTATTCGTTTGAAGCGAATTCTTCTTTTTTTCTTTTTGACTTTAGGCAGAGGAGCTACCTTTTCACGTCTCTTAGATCGACTTCTACTGCCATAAGTCGGAAGATCAATATCTCTACCCCAAGTTTCTTCTTTTTCCTCTTGGTAGAAATGGTGAACTTCAGACTTGGGACCTGTCATTTTTTGTTGCAGATAATCAAACTCCCTCCGTTCACGGTCGTTGAGGTAATGAATATTTTTGAAGAGATAGTCATAACGTAACTGCTCGTGATGACTTAAAGGATTTTCTTTGCTCATTGACTCTCCTTTTCTATATCAGTTATGGTAAAAATCGGGTAGATTCCCAGTATCTTGTGCTGGATTCCAATGGCCTCTAGTTCTTGTCTTGCAAAATGAACCAGCTCTTTGTCACTATAGTCTACATCGATAATGAAAAAGTATTCTCCCAAGGCTGTTTTAAGGGGGCGACTTTCAATCTTTGTTAAGTCAATCCCTCTCCAAGCAAAAGTCGAAAGTGCCTTGTAAAGAGCACCAGGTAGGTTGTCTGGTAAGGTCAAGGCCAAACTCATTTTTTCAGCTTGTGAGTTCAAAGGAATCTTCGGTATCTCTGCCCCTAACACCCAAAAACGTGTGAAATTGGCTTCCATTTCCTGAATATCCTCTGCAATCAATTCCAAGCCATATTCTTCAGCTGAACTTTTAGGAGCAATAGCTGCATAAGGCTGATCTGGATGTTCTGAAATAAAGCGAGCTGCATAGGCGGTACTGGCGGTTACCTCGATTTGAGCCTCTGGATAGTGTTCATCGATGAATTTTTTTCCCTGAGCCAAAGCCTGAGGATGGGAAAAAATCTTCTCAATCTTAGTATGACCAGGAACTGCCATCAACTGCTGGTGAATGGGTTGAACGATTTCTGCCACTGCTTGGATGCGAGCCTGGTGAAAAAGGTAATCCAAACTTTCATGGACACTACCTTCAATGGAGTTTTCAACTGGTACCACAGAATAGTCCACCAAGCCCTGTTCATAGGCCT
The sequence above is a segment of the Streptococcus oralis ATCC 35037 genome. Coding sequences within it:
- a CDS encoding MBL fold metallo-hydrolase, which encodes MKKKQIKETLVFTSLVLLLVSGLFTPAVQADASSNRIHFINTKGVSGSDAIILESNGHYALIDMGEDYDFPDGEDPRYPSRVGISINNEYVLEDRLFRHMKHLGIQKLDFILGTHVHSDHIGSADEVLKRYPVDRFYLKRYSDERITSKWRLWDNLFNYDNAVKTALERGVTLVQDITEKESHFTLGDMDIQLYNYKNEYDSDGKLKRVYDDNSNSLVAVVTVAGKKIYLGGDLDNAEGAEDKLGPEIGKVDMMKWNHHYDAKISNTIPFLDSLSPSMVVHTSAAEANLATTREYLKKHGIEVVHASSQTKDATVFTISKNGFTNVSDSLPNIPTVSETWYKEDGNWKYRLSDDQMAIGWRKINGIYYFFNGQGQMQAGRWLHLNDSREKTDGNWYYLNNNGQMQDTGWFKQDGTWYYITSSGARSYSQLVEIDGQKYLFDKEGKMLTGLQVYNGKKMVFASSGALQSEGKASSWQKIASNWYYYDEDGILTVGKKDIKGTTYYFDKEGIMQTGWVFVDGHWNYFASSGAMKTGWVKDRETWYYLDKDGIMLTGRQDINGIRYYLNASGAMQTGWKWQDNSWYFYTNSGTMKTGWLKDKESWYYLDPETGIMAVGSKEIDGKNYFFSSAGTMQVGWQWSNDSWHYYATSGALQTGWLKDGDAWYYLEGKEGVMLVGSHQVDGKQYYFSKSGVMQTGWKWFDNHYRYFESNGAMKTGWIKDKGVWYYLNPEDGIMLVGLHKVNGDHYYFDESGVMQTGWKQLDGNWYYFQADGSLLKNATTPDGYKVNEEGIWKQAVAAVNSDAVKPEQKQEANSSIVEQPKQDSNLEANAFDKKEKE
- a CDS encoding glycosyltransferase family 2 protein, with amino-acid sequence MMGEKISVIVPVYNVEAYLEKCVESILKQTYTNLEILLVNDGSTDKSGELCDQLAQRDQRIRVIHKENGGLSDARNRGIEEASSDLIGFIDSDDYIDEDMYETLYRQMLESNADLSMCGHYDVYDQIPEKQVATIQTWELTPQEAIKMVMEAKILSVTAVNKLYKKELFEQLRFEIGKIAEDAFIMIALIHQCRKVVATNEKKYYYVHRENSITTQKFSLKFLNVIEAYEQNANIIRENYPDLTDVATMRLNWAYFYVLDRLLVDADFKDKVLEDRLIAYLKKNTKNILSDSRFTRARKVSFLALCLSRKLYTKILLTQTKR
- a CDS encoding LCP family protein, producing the protein MSKENPLSHHEQLRYDYLFKNIHYLNDRERREFDYLQQKMTGPKSEVHHFYQEEKEETWGRDIDLPTYGSRSRSKRREKVAPLPKVKKKKRRIRFKRILTWFLLLITCVVAGMIFMFLRGFQSAANPTNKPADAKAAQVEVFNGQDTKDGVNILVMGTDGRIGQNSAETRTDTIMVLNVSGSDKKIKLVSFMRDNLVYIDGYSKIVNGQKQTDNKLNVAYELGEQEGQKGAEMVRKVLKDNFDLDIKYYALVDFQAFATAIDTLFPDGVTIDAQFSTLNGQPLTEATVGDDLHATETESPTQTIKVGKQQMNGSTLLNYARFRDDDEGDYGRTKRQQQVMSAVLEQIKDPTKLFTGSEALGKVFGMTSTNLPYSFLLTNGLSVLEGAQNGIERLTVPELGDWVDAYDIYGGQGLLVDQNKYQTKLAQMGMR
- a CDS encoding LicD family protein, yielding MLQWLKRSLASLLGDKKDLVKNLPIIKNLNQKANIDLDSKRSNLLKENFEDILKAIYQSNLKSYDIWLDFGTLLGFYRENDLIPHDLDMDFGIIIPDYEAFLKDEKVLFEKGFVRTKEFYYNDKLVELSYSYKGLNVDFIVYDKKEGSISSDTIFYMTNALGNPTRYEAYHYELPFAALTECSFKEILVKVPENTREYISHLYGEDFEIPNTHYNWKENPIYKQRDASLAKVLLGKSL
- a CDS encoding LicD family protein; the encoded protein is MISFIEKNYFKINLLFLSVISFYCMAGLIVPLQPISANKFVTLGMTLMGVLLGLYNFFIKKVYLNVRKIEYLILFFLMNILTAALVVKYGFSTNIKNLVVFFIYFFAIYPVFQSFTVKKARALFDVFFSVITVANTIGVLVSIWQFFMLQGYRVFDYKGLLIRQGFVESRLFGILASPNYLSIISLMVVIYLWMRLSIYKPVLKTLAITSILLNFAYIVLSGSRTTYICLVVVALLYALMTANWTKKIKSLLTVLVTVGLVFVCYNGIKYSSDIYLKAHSAQIQKNQENGQNGDNNLSLERTDTSEENISNNRFAIWQSTASFIPRRPLFGYSGGNWYELGKEYDASAYIIKQHYLTHNGYLELLFYDGITGFIPMAIFILSFIVSSLKKYKKDLQEGRRNHELITILLMTVVILISNLFLSSTFYGISLQGCILFVISGYYFSVLYKKRDGYRKLDEAEIKEVELGVMDYIHNLCQKENINYSLAYGTLLGAVRHKGYIPWDDDIDISLKRDEYDKLYQAILQDNDPVYKVVSWENDARYPYPFYRVYDARTVYDNNYIDNDIDLGICVDVFPFDYYADVNKDMVKLDTYRRLSVYTLYGIHNKNAKLKNIIRYLLVLVFRLTRVKTWNRKMNILSMREKDGDFIDYLMENKRVSTKFDKSFLDTTIDSPFEDRVYKIPEAYQPILSAIYGDDFMEIPPLEKRVKHDDFLAYIKEG
- a CDS encoding LicD family protein, translating into MSDLKAIQARSLEMAEYFVAFCKEHDLLCYLCGGGAIGALRNKGFIPWDDDLDFFMPRKDYEKLAELWPRYADERYFLSKSNKDFVDRNLFITIRDKETTCIKPYQKDLDLPHGLALDVLPLDYYPKNPAERKKQVRWALIYSLFCAQTIPEKHGAVMKWGSRILLGLTPKSLRYRIWKKAEKEMTKYGLAESDGITELCSGPGYMRNKYPIATFEDNLFLPFEGTEMPIPVGYDAYLSTAFGDYMTPPPADKQVPHHDAIIADMDKSYTEYKGEYGA
- the pheA gene encoding prephenate dehydratase, giving the protein MKIAYLGPKGSFSHHVVQTAFPKEELHAFANITDVIKAYEQGLVDYSVVPVENSIEGSVHESLDYLFHQARIQAVAEIVQPIHQQLMAVPGHTKIEKIFSHPQALAQGKKFIDEHYPEAQIEVTASTAYAARFISEHPDQPYAAIAPKSSAEEYGLELIAEDIQEMEANFTRFWVLGAEIPKIPLNSQAEKMSLALTLPDNLPGALYKALSTFAWRGIDLTKIESRPLKTALGEYFFIIDVDYSDKELVHFARQELEAIGIQHKILGIYPIFTITDIEKESQ
- a CDS encoding oligosaccharide flippase family protein; this encodes MKNIKVNALASLLVNILNIVFPLITNPYLTRILSKSNYGYFNTANTWASFVIPLAAFGIYNYGIRAISKVKDDKNKINYVFSKLFYISVFTSLLTTGIYFLIIFFDTSIENLKVLYYILGAQALFQFLNIEWMNEAYENYAFILYKTLIIRIAMLVAIFTFVKTADDIVPYAIVMTATTIFNYLLSFLWIKREVSFVKIGLVELVKASKPLLTMLLLANANMLYTLLDRMFITKGPDENYISYYTIASSIVMLIASVLSGAINVSIPRLGYYLGKKDYDSYKNLLNQGAALFYFLIIPTSIGIIVLGNYAAVIYSSEKYLEAGIVTSVFAFRTIIWAIELILGKQIIFINDHENRLTAFYFLGGGANILLNSILYFNNIFAPEYYIATTILAETIVVLLEIRFIQKHQLIDLKEIFATLTRYTIVSLGFIPIYFAFKFLFQINSYTVNFNMILMVLSTVATCGIYYLLTLFITKDKTLHYALNLVLAKLKRN